The following coding sequences lie in one Sphingomonas sp. M1-B02 genomic window:
- a CDS encoding Wzz/FepE/Etk N-terminal domain-containing protein produces MNSVGFGENEGASEAGENFIGQIPSILWQRKWWMIFSILLGIAAAAAAIYLLPTIYRSSAVILVQSPKLPGDLVGASQPDNVDRRVARIREQITSRPDLLALIDTHGLYPGERARQPLSEIVEKMRSAIVLTPAASATGEGSSDKTISFELSFDYPQPAQAQAVAQDLVTQILELDASQNSTQAASTVQFLSDQSNELQRQISALEGQIASISARNGRALSGGAPVMTNSGGLEVQISTLQRENAQLRAQRQAASIVDDRDPGVAAAEAQYSAVRAIYSDQHPDVIAARQRIEEAKAQARTKPKASISNQIEQQIAFNESQIAALQASRGRESAQIATALEAQSRGPLAEQQIAQLQQRLTGLNEQMKSVSGRLLAARAGVRADDEQMGQRLSIVEPPIIPDTPHSPNRLLLGGLGAGGGILLGLLLAFAVEMILRPVRSPQMLSAILGEAPLAAIPIIRSKSASARRRGQRGWFGRLLKRKRHGRGQGTPLDD; encoded by the coding sequence ATGAACAGCGTAGGCTTTGGCGAGAACGAAGGAGCTTCGGAGGCTGGAGAGAATTTTATCGGGCAGATTCCGTCGATCTTGTGGCAGCGCAAGTGGTGGATGATTTTCTCGATCCTGCTGGGAATAGCGGCGGCCGCCGCAGCCATATATCTCCTGCCCACAATCTATCGCTCGAGCGCGGTGATCCTGGTCCAGTCGCCCAAGCTCCCCGGTGACCTCGTCGGCGCCAGTCAGCCGGACAATGTGGATCGTCGCGTCGCGCGGATTCGTGAACAGATCACCAGCCGGCCCGACCTGCTCGCCCTGATCGACACGCACGGCCTCTATCCAGGAGAGCGCGCCCGCCAGCCCCTTTCCGAAATCGTCGAGAAGATGCGGTCGGCGATCGTGTTGACCCCGGCTGCGAGCGCAACGGGCGAAGGATCCAGCGACAAGACGATCTCATTCGAACTGTCCTTCGACTATCCGCAACCGGCGCAGGCCCAAGCGGTTGCTCAGGATCTGGTGACGCAGATACTCGAGCTCGACGCCAGCCAGAATTCGACGCAGGCGGCGAGCACCGTCCAGTTTCTATCCGACCAGTCCAACGAACTTCAGCGCCAGATCAGCGCCCTCGAAGGACAGATCGCATCGATCAGCGCGCGGAATGGGCGTGCTTTGTCCGGCGGCGCTCCGGTGATGACCAATTCCGGGGGATTGGAAGTACAAATTTCTACGCTGCAGCGGGAAAACGCCCAGCTGCGTGCGCAGCGTCAGGCCGCATCCATCGTCGATGATCGCGATCCCGGTGTCGCTGCAGCGGAAGCACAATATTCGGCGGTTCGCGCAATCTATTCAGATCAACATCCCGACGTGATCGCTGCCCGCCAGCGTATCGAGGAAGCCAAGGCGCAGGCCCGCACGAAGCCGAAGGCCTCGATATCAAATCAGATCGAGCAGCAGATCGCTTTTAACGAGTCGCAGATCGCCGCGTTGCAGGCGTCGCGCGGCAGAGAGAGCGCTCAGATTGCCACCGCTTTGGAGGCGCAATCCAGGGGCCCACTGGCCGAGCAGCAGATCGCGCAGCTCCAGCAGCGGCTTACCGGCTTGAACGAACAGATGAAGTCGGTTTCGGGCCGGCTTCTGGCGGCGAGGGCGGGCGTTCGCGCCGACGACGAGCAGATGGGTCAGCGTCTGTCGATCGTCGAGCCCCCGATCATTCCCGATACGCCGCATTCGCCGAACCGGTTATTGCTAGGTGGCCTGGGTGCCGGGGGCGGTATTCTGCTGGGCCTGCTGCTCGCCTTTGCCGTTGAAATGATACTTCGTCCTGTGCGGAGTCCCCAGATGCTCAGCGCAATTCTGGGCGAAGCGCCACTGGCGGCGATTCCGATCATCCGTTCGAAATCGGCGTCCGCGCGGCGCCGCGGCCAGCGCGGATGGTTCGGTAGGCTCCTCAAGCGTAAGCGCCACGGTCGTGGCCAAGGAACGCCCCTCGATGATTAA
- a CDS encoding CpsD/CapB family tyrosine-protein kinase, which translates to MAKERPSMINHPATGGLPALSSLPIFSPELETINRRHIIGFETRNADSRPFNLLRTQVSKKCTANGWSVIGVTSAEPAAGKSFVSLNLAASMARVGDQPVYLLDLDLTRASVARYMGMTPEFGLSDYLSGEVDSLSALGWRVEATNLAVFPTVHPVRNNAELLSGPHFRSLIDTIRAHDGQGIVICDLPPAFANDDAMIVIQQLDAYLLVVDGSKTTRRQVIESRAMFEPTPLLGTVLNRYQGGVTDPYGYSGYSQAYRKYY; encoded by the coding sequence GTGGCCAAGGAACGCCCCTCGATGATTAATCACCCGGCCACCGGCGGCCTCCCCGCCCTCAGCAGCCTTCCGATATTCTCGCCCGAACTGGAGACGATCAATCGTCGCCACATCATCGGCTTCGAAACCCGCAACGCGGATTCTCGCCCGTTCAACCTGCTGAGGACGCAGGTTTCGAAGAAATGCACGGCGAATGGCTGGTCGGTCATCGGCGTGACGTCCGCTGAACCGGCCGCGGGCAAGTCATTCGTGTCGCTGAATCTGGCGGCTTCGATGGCGCGCGTCGGGGATCAGCCGGTATATTTGCTCGATCTCGATCTGACGCGCGCATCGGTGGCCCGTTACATGGGCATGACGCCGGAGTTCGGTTTGTCCGACTATCTGAGCGGCGAAGTCGATTCGCTGTCGGCGCTCGGCTGGCGCGTAGAAGCGACCAATTTGGCGGTCTTCCCGACGGTTCATCCCGTCAGGAACAACGCCGAATTACTTTCTGGACCGCATTTTCGCAGCTTGATCGACACGATCCGGGCGCATGACGGGCAAGGGATCGTCATCTGCGATCTGCCCCCTGCCTTTGCCAATGACGATGCGATGATCGTGATCCAGCAATTGGATGCCTATCTGCTCGTCGTCGATGGCAGCAAGACGACGCGTCGGCAGGTCATCGAGAGCCGCGCGATGTTCGAGCCAACGCCGCTTCTCGGAACCGTACTCAATCGCTACCAAGGCGGAGTGACGGATCCGTACGGCTACAGTGGCTATTCGCAGGCCTATCGCAAATATTATTAG
- a CDS encoding PEPxxWA-CTERM sorting domain-containing protein — protein MKRVFVLGAAIAAAIASPANAGEFLVEVGAPLQSPNGGGNDDTPKFRVVNTTPGSATTPYLLSLVLSLDATTSSTITALSNFGGGSFNPGVDNQPSMSAPSVSFSSKLATLTYDATDFDPGAYSTFTVNFGPGSSADFRTALFNGTNTLTAMFSDNTTAQVTFNGSPTSNADSFGFSSTSVAAVPEPATWAMMLLGFGVIGGFMRRRSPTAARGRIAFN, from the coding sequence ATGAAGAGGGTATTCGTACTGGGCGCGGCAATTGCAGCCGCCATCGCATCGCCTGCTAACGCCGGCGAGTTCTTGGTCGAGGTTGGTGCGCCGTTGCAGTCGCCCAACGGCGGCGGCAATGACGATACTCCGAAGTTCCGCGTGGTAAACACCACGCCGGGTTCGGCGACAACTCCGTATTTGCTCTCACTTGTACTCTCGCTTGACGCAACCACGTCGTCGACGATCACAGCGCTCTCGAACTTCGGCGGCGGAAGCTTCAATCCCGGAGTCGACAATCAGCCCAGCATGTCCGCTCCGAGCGTATCCTTCTCGAGCAAGCTCGCGACGCTGACCTACGACGCTACCGACTTTGATCCGGGCGCCTACTCAACGTTCACGGTGAACTTCGGCCCCGGCAGCAGCGCGGACTTCCGTACCGCATTGTTCAACGGCACGAACACGCTGACCGCAATGTTCAGCGACAACACCACGGCACAGGTTACCTTCAACGGCAGCCCGACTTCGAACGCTGACTCGTTCGGCTTCTCATCGACTTCGGTTGCTGCCGTTCCTGAGCCTGCAACGTGGGCGATGATGCTGCTGGGCTTCGGTGTGATCGGTGGCTTTATGCGCCGTCGTAGCCCGACTGCAGCTCGCGGGCGTATCGCGTTCAACTAA
- a CDS encoding glycosyltransferase encodes MTRITYVVSEYPAPSHTFIRREIAALRRRGISIETVSIRATDSLNDSQIDLEERRVTRVVQATPFVQIGAECVRAIFLNPIRFSKSLRLALSHRVPGLRSFFWALFHLVEAIILAGHVRKAGSTHIHSHFANSGATVGLLAAKFLGISWSFTVHGISETDYPAGALLGDKVRQASFVSCASWFMKAQAMRMVQPDQWEKIFVTRCGLEFAQLPTAKQLSPAGPLSIICVGRLSPEKGHAGLLSAFRRIVAEGIDAKLVLVGDGPEGPALARTVRDYDLVERVELTGRLDELETLTRIAEADVLVLPSLMEGLPMVLIEALGLGKPVVSSWVAGIPELVEPNGTGILFAPGDWERLADALRRICVDESLRNRLARGAKQRVAVEFDIDHAVRPLFERFTSRQVMSAPDLITFEE; translated from the coding sequence ATGACGCGGATAACCTACGTCGTCAGTGAATATCCCGCGCCTTCTCACACGTTCATCCGGCGCGAGATTGCCGCTTTGCGCCGCCGTGGCATTTCGATCGAGACGGTTTCCATCCGCGCAACTGATTCGTTGAACGACAGCCAGATCGACCTTGAGGAACGCCGCGTGACAAGGGTCGTCCAGGCTACACCCTTCGTTCAGATTGGCGCTGAATGTGTCCGGGCGATTTTCCTCAATCCAATCCGGTTTTCGAAGTCGCTGCGCCTCGCGCTTAGTCACCGCGTACCGGGGTTGCGGTCGTTTTTCTGGGCGCTTTTTCATCTGGTCGAAGCCATCATATTGGCGGGCCATGTCCGCAAGGCGGGATCGACCCACATCCATAGCCATTTCGCAAATAGCGGAGCGACGGTCGGGCTCCTCGCAGCCAAGTTTCTCGGAATATCCTGGAGCTTCACCGTCCACGGTATCTCGGAGACAGACTATCCGGCCGGCGCATTGCTTGGCGACAAGGTGAGGCAGGCGAGCTTCGTGTCTTGCGCGTCCTGGTTTATGAAGGCCCAGGCAATGCGAATGGTGCAACCCGATCAGTGGGAGAAGATCTTCGTCACGCGATGCGGGCTCGAATTTGCGCAGCTGCCAACGGCGAAGCAACTAAGCCCCGCGGGTCCATTGTCGATTATCTGCGTAGGTCGGTTATCGCCCGAAAAGGGCCATGCAGGCCTCTTGAGTGCATTTCGCCGGATCGTCGCAGAAGGCATCGACGCCAAGCTGGTCCTTGTGGGCGACGGCCCTGAAGGCCCTGCTCTAGCACGCACCGTGCGTGACTACGACTTGGTCGAACGCGTCGAGCTCACGGGCCGCCTCGACGAGTTGGAGACGCTGACGCGGATTGCCGAGGCTGACGTTCTAGTTCTGCCAAGCCTCATGGAGGGACTGCCCATGGTCCTCATCGAGGCGTTGGGTTTAGGAAAGCCAGTTGTATCGAGCTGGGTCGCTGGAATACCGGAACTCGTGGAACCTAATGGAACGGGTATTCTTTTTGCGCCGGGCGATTGGGAACGTCTCGCGGACGCGCTTCGCCGCATCTGTGTCGATGAAAGTTTGCGAAACCGTCTCGCTCGCGGCGCGAAGCAGCGGGTTGCGGTCGAATTTGACATTGACCACGCAGTCAGGCCACTTTTCGAGCGCTTCACTTCGAGACAGGTTATGTCTGCACCGGATTTGATAACCTTCGAAGAATGA
- a CDS encoding glycosyltransferase, which produces MAVVIGRNEGERLRRCLLSLAAQQLAIVYVDSGSSDGSVELAAVHGAEVVALDPATPFGAARARNEGAWKAALVQPGCKFIQFVDGDCEVDRDWIATAARFLDARPDVAIACGRRRERFPDASFYNKVCDQEWDTPIGEARACGGDFLVRRSVFDTAGGFDTSLMAGEEPEMCARIRGLGWKVWRLDSPMTTHDAAMMSFGQWWKRATRSGIGYAQAWHASSDRDERLYASELRRALFWAGLVPIGGIFLAAFAHPLWLFLAPAAWLLQIARLSRSLGWRKAALFTVGKGAELAGLMIWLFRSARGVQRHAVTYK; this is translated from the coding sequence GTGGCCGTGGTCATCGGCCGCAACGAGGGGGAGCGGCTGCGCAGGTGCCTGCTGTCGCTCGCCGCGCAACAGCTCGCCATCGTCTATGTCGATAGTGGGTCGTCCGATGGCAGCGTCGAGCTTGCCGCCGTGCATGGCGCGGAGGTGGTCGCGTTGGATCCAGCCACGCCTTTCGGCGCTGCCCGCGCGCGAAATGAGGGCGCTTGGAAGGCCGCGTTGGTGCAGCCCGGATGCAAGTTCATTCAATTCGTGGACGGCGATTGCGAGGTCGATCGCGATTGGATCGCGACGGCAGCGAGGTTCCTGGATGCGAGGCCCGACGTTGCCATTGCCTGCGGCCGGCGGCGCGAGCGATTTCCAGATGCGAGTTTCTACAACAAGGTCTGCGATCAGGAGTGGGACACCCCGATCGGGGAAGCGCGGGCGTGCGGCGGGGATTTCTTGGTGAGGCGAAGCGTGTTCGATACTGCCGGTGGGTTCGACACCTCCTTGATGGCGGGCGAGGAGCCTGAAATGTGCGCGCGCATCCGCGGGCTGGGCTGGAAGGTGTGGCGCCTGGACTCGCCGATGACGACTCACGACGCGGCAATGATGAGCTTCGGGCAGTGGTGGAAGCGCGCGACACGAAGTGGGATCGGCTATGCGCAGGCGTGGCACGCTTCGTCCGATCGTGACGAGCGCCTCTATGCGTCGGAATTGCGACGCGCGCTCTTCTGGGCCGGGCTGGTCCCGATCGGGGGGATCTTCCTGGCGGCGTTCGCCCACCCGCTCTGGCTGTTCCTGGCGCCGGCCGCATGGCTGCTTCAAATCGCTCGACTTTCGCGATCGCTGGGTTGGCGAAAAGCAGCATTGTTCACTGTTGGCAAGGGGGCGGAATTGGCCGGCCTGATGATCTGGCTGTTCAGGTCCGCTCGGGGCGTCCAGCGGCACGCGGTAACCTATAAATGA
- a CDS encoding oligosaccharide flippase family protein, whose product MSMLTALKARLNLNMLGGWHAVALAQAGWVSVSFAGQQILRLFTNIVLARLLDPQLLGMMVVINSLRTGGELLTDVGVGQSIVNNPKGAERPFYSTAWTIQIMRGVLLFAVSLILTLPISNLYENPALIHLLPVAALTFLISGFTSPSQFLLQKHGHIKKFATFELLTSLGSAIIHIALAFYAPSVWALILGLVFSTGFTVVCSFFIYKGVRPDLALERNYAREVFSFGKWVFFATLIYFVSTNFDRLYFAGAIPFALLGLYGIARTFADAASLLMQRVANLVIFPRVASSGRQGHELRQTIAKTRFAAMMLVAVVLAVGLALSEPVIHLLYDERYRVAGLMLPIMILGVWFAILASVTDAILLGIGRPKSIAVGNFAKLVWIVLCLPPMLAHYGIFAALIVLALGDGVRYIALSALQIRAHLSFIRQDLTCTFAFFALAALMRFVVFQLGLVESFPLWPHFR is encoded by the coding sequence ATGAGCATGCTCACGGCTTTGAAGGCCCGACTGAACCTGAACATGTTGGGCGGCTGGCACGCCGTCGCGCTCGCGCAAGCGGGCTGGGTTTCCGTGTCCTTTGCCGGTCAGCAGATCCTGCGGTTGTTCACAAACATCGTCCTTGCCCGCCTGCTCGATCCGCAACTGCTGGGGATGATGGTCGTCATCAACTCGCTCAGAACCGGTGGCGAGTTGCTGACCGACGTTGGGGTCGGGCAGAGCATCGTCAACAATCCGAAAGGCGCGGAACGTCCGTTCTACAGCACGGCCTGGACCATCCAGATCATGCGAGGGGTCTTGCTGTTTGCCGTATCCCTCATCCTTACCCTGCCGATATCCAACCTCTATGAGAATCCCGCGCTAATTCATTTGCTTCCTGTTGCAGCACTAACGTTCCTGATATCCGGCTTTACGTCGCCATCGCAATTTCTGCTGCAGAAGCATGGCCATATCAAAAAATTCGCGACATTCGAGCTGCTCACCTCGCTCGGCTCTGCGATCATTCATATCGCGCTGGCATTTTATGCCCCGTCCGTATGGGCTCTGATTCTTGGACTGGTATTTTCTACCGGCTTCACCGTGGTCTGCAGCTTCTTCATCTACAAGGGCGTGCGGCCTGATCTGGCTCTCGAGCGAAACTACGCGCGCGAAGTTTTCTCTTTCGGGAAGTGGGTATTTTTCGCCACGCTGATCTATTTCGTCTCCACCAATTTTGATCGGCTCTATTTCGCCGGGGCAATACCATTCGCGCTGCTCGGGCTTTATGGCATCGCACGGACTTTCGCGGATGCCGCTTCCCTTTTAATGCAAAGAGTGGCCAATCTGGTCATATTCCCGCGCGTGGCCTCGTCCGGCCGGCAGGGGCATGAGCTCCGACAGACGATCGCGAAGACAAGATTTGCAGCCATGATGCTCGTCGCGGTCGTCTTGGCGGTCGGCCTGGCCCTGAGCGAGCCAGTCATTCACCTGCTGTACGACGAGCGGTATCGCGTGGCCGGCCTCATGCTGCCGATCATGATCCTGGGCGTGTGGTTTGCTATTCTCGCATCCGTCACGGACGCAATATTATTGGGGATCGGCCGGCCGAAATCCATCGCCGTCGGAAACTTCGCCAAGCTGGTTTGGATCGTCCTATGCCTGCCGCCGATGCTGGCGCACTACGGAATATTCGCTGCGCTGATCGTATTGGCTTTAGGTGACGGGGTTCGATATATCGCTTTGAGCGCTCTGCAAATTCGCGCGCACCTCTCCTTCATTCGTCAGGACCTTACGTGCACCTTCGCGTTCTTCGCCCTGGCCGCTTTGATGCGTTTTGTCGTGTTCCAATTGGGCCTTGTCGAAAGCTTCCCGCTTTGGCCGCATTTCCGATGA
- a CDS encoding DUF1996 domain-containing protein: MKIAATFRKRLSAKALAIAVFSIATSAALAAGGGSFLKPVKPGSVVFIPPPSEAHHMPEPGPVATPTVPPALPTEVGKGELAAVVSNFNVSALLVPSWGTGATPSSAKPDVVGAFRFICNASHLAKDDPIVYPGQSGQSHLHQFFGNTKADAHSTYESLRSTGDSTCGNILNRSAYWMPAMLDGKGSVVVPDYVSVYYKRMPANDPNCARQGAVCVGLPRGLRFVFGFNMSNPKDSPTGAAYFNCDGATATPGHYPDIVSAAANCPTGNRLGAVINAPDCWNGKDLDSPDHRSHVAYSGYGDWGYLKCPSTHPYIIPTFTMGVWYTTDQNLDRSGTWTTRTSTWHLSSDEMAGMPPMRPGSTFHSDWFGAWDDNVMKAWTENCVDKLLNCSGGDLGNGWQMKERESFTWNANPRVVPIPSL, translated from the coding sequence ATGAAGATCGCGGCCACTTTTCGTAAGAGGCTATCTGCTAAAGCTCTGGCCATTGCAGTATTCAGCATTGCGACTTCTGCTGCGCTAGCTGCTGGCGGAGGCTCATTTCTGAAACCGGTAAAGCCGGGCTCGGTCGTGTTTATCCCTCCCCCCTCCGAGGCGCATCATATGCCGGAGCCAGGTCCGGTCGCAACGCCCACCGTTCCCCCCGCTCTTCCTACGGAGGTTGGCAAAGGCGAACTGGCTGCGGTCGTCAGCAATTTCAATGTCAGCGCCTTGTTAGTTCCGTCTTGGGGTACGGGGGCTACACCTTCGAGCGCGAAACCGGACGTTGTTGGCGCGTTTCGTTTTATTTGCAACGCCAGCCACTTGGCGAAAGACGACCCAATCGTATACCCCGGTCAATCCGGCCAGTCTCATCTCCACCAGTTCTTCGGCAACACGAAGGCTGACGCCCACTCTACATACGAGAGCCTGCGGTCGACGGGCGATAGTACCTGCGGCAACATTCTCAATAGGTCAGCTTACTGGATGCCTGCCATGCTGGACGGCAAGGGCAGCGTCGTCGTGCCAGATTATGTATCGGTTTATTACAAGCGTATGCCGGCGAATGATCCGAATTGCGCGCGCCAAGGCGCCGTCTGCGTGGGGCTGCCCCGTGGTCTGCGATTCGTGTTCGGATTCAATATGTCGAATCCCAAGGATAGCCCAACTGGCGCGGCTTACTTCAATTGCGATGGGGCCACCGCTACTCCGGGGCATTACCCGGATATCGTTTCCGCCGCCGCAAACTGTCCTACGGGTAACCGGTTAGGAGCTGTGATCAACGCGCCGGACTGCTGGAATGGCAAAGATCTAGACAGTCCCGACCATCGCAGCCACGTTGCTTACTCGGGCTATGGCGATTGGGGTTATCTCAAGTGCCCTAGCACCCATCCGTACATCATTCCGACGTTTACAATGGGCGTCTGGTACACCACGGATCAGAACCTCGATCGTTCGGGCACCTGGACAACGAGGACGTCCACGTGGCATCTTTCATCCGATGAGATGGCGGGCATGCCCCCGATGCGCCCCGGCTCGACCTTTCACTCCGATTGGTTCGGAGCATGGGACGACAATGTAATGAAGGCGTGGACCGAAAACTGCGTCGACAAGCTGCTGAATTGCTCGGGCGGCGACTTGGGCAATGGATGGCAAATGAAGGAGCGCGAGAGCTTTACGTGGAACGCCAACCCACGCGTCGTGCCGATACCCAGCCTTTAG
- a CDS encoding sugar transferase, with the protein MDQLRPGEQINCTLDPVNSAPLWTAQSRRLFLYGSSLLLDTAAVAGSFFATDVVMQDYWLPVPGFAVLGSILSLFVMFSISKESQSIETLKNPYLGLQRSTGALVAAFLVEVILIFITQLGGAISRLGFAMFFVLSILFVSVSRLVTQIATKALLGSGVEATVLLLDGPAIAGERGMKVIDVGKMNLWPDLAEPTTIARLANMIAGYDRIIVACNEDRRVAWSIFLQGTGAGGEIVAGLEQSLGAVGIGRCSLRDTLILSRGPLSFSNRIMKRSFDLCVGIPVTIFLAPLLIAVAIAVKLDSPGPVFFRQERIGEGNRNFRIFKFRSMCEEVSDAAGSRSTSRDDHRISRVGRIIRRTSIDELPQLFNVLLGNMSLVGPRPHALGSLAGSRLFWDVDPRYWLRHSLRPGITGLAQVRGFRGATDNATDLEDRLRCDLEYLGSWSMRLDIQILLATFRVLVHDKAY; encoded by the coding sequence ATGGATCAGTTGCGGCCCGGCGAGCAGATCAATTGTACACTAGACCCAGTGAACAGCGCCCCGCTATGGACGGCACAAAGTCGACGGCTGTTTCTCTATGGGAGCTCGCTGCTTTTGGACACCGCCGCGGTTGCAGGGAGCTTTTTTGCGACCGATGTGGTCATGCAGGATTACTGGTTGCCGGTCCCCGGGTTCGCTGTTCTCGGCTCAATATTGTCGCTGTTCGTTATGTTCTCGATCAGCAAAGAATCGCAGTCAATCGAAACCCTGAAAAATCCCTATCTTGGACTCCAGCGTTCGACCGGCGCTCTCGTCGCAGCGTTTCTGGTGGAAGTCATCCTTATTTTCATTACCCAGCTCGGCGGCGCGATCTCTCGGCTCGGGTTTGCAATGTTCTTCGTGCTTTCGATCCTGTTTGTGAGCGTAAGCCGACTGGTGACACAAATTGCCACCAAAGCGCTCCTGGGGAGCGGTGTTGAAGCAACCGTATTGCTGCTTGATGGTCCAGCTATCGCCGGCGAACGCGGTATGAAGGTGATCGACGTCGGCAAAATGAACCTTTGGCCCGACCTCGCCGAACCCACGACTATTGCCCGTCTTGCGAACATGATCGCCGGCTATGATCGAATTATCGTCGCCTGCAACGAAGACCGGCGCGTCGCCTGGTCGATTTTCCTACAGGGAACCGGGGCAGGGGGCGAGATCGTGGCGGGCCTCGAGCAATCGCTCGGCGCGGTGGGGATCGGGCGCTGCTCGTTGCGCGACACCCTCATCCTGTCGCGCGGGCCGCTTAGCTTTTCCAACCGGATTATGAAGCGTTCGTTCGATTTGTGCGTGGGCATCCCTGTGACGATTTTCCTGGCCCCGCTGCTGATCGCCGTGGCGATTGCCGTGAAGCTCGACTCGCCGGGGCCGGTCTTTTTTCGGCAGGAACGTATCGGCGAGGGAAACCGCAATTTCCGGATCTTCAAGTTTCGTTCGATGTGCGAGGAGGTCAGCGACGCCGCTGGCAGCAGATCGACCAGCCGGGACGATCACCGGATCAGCCGGGTCGGAAGGATCATTCGTCGAACCAGCATCGACGAGCTGCCGCAGCTTTTCAACGTTCTTCTGGGGAATATGAGCTTGGTCGGCCCCCGGCCTCATGCGCTTGGGTCGCTGGCCGGCAGCCGTCTCTTTTGGGACGTCGATCCACGGTACTGGCTTCGCCATTCCTTGCGCCCGGGCATCACCGGGTTGGCGCAGGTCCGCGGCTTTCGTGGCGCCACCGATAACGCCACGGATCTGGAGGACCGGCTCCGCTGCGATCTGGAATATCTCGGCAGCTGGAGCATGCGGCTCGATATCCAGATCCTCCTCGCAACCTTCCGCGTCCTGGTGCACGACAAGGCTTATTGA
- a CDS encoding XrtV sorting system accessory protein has protein sequence METVWDWTTLFCFAGLITIFLHRSNLENPPDSLWQYGPPALGCAVANYLGNEGVPIAAAAVLGGAVCYVYFVLKFPRF, from the coding sequence ATGGAAACGGTTTGGGATTGGACAACGTTGTTCTGTTTTGCGGGCCTGATCACCATCTTTCTGCACCGCTCCAATCTTGAGAATCCACCAGATAGCCTGTGGCAATATGGGCCGCCTGCCCTTGGCTGCGCTGTCGCCAACTATCTCGGGAACGAGGGCGTGCCGATCGCGGCGGCCGCAGTTCTCGGCGGCGCCGTGTGCTACGTCTACTTCGTGCTAAAATTCCCGAGATTCTGA
- a CDS encoding UDP-glucuronic acid decarboxylase family protein, producing MSQYSHRRRSLVTGGAGFLGSHLIDRLLSRGEEVLCVDNLFTGDKSNVDHLVGNPRFEFMRHDVCFPLHVEVDAIYNLACPASPIHYQHDPVQTTKTSVHGAINMLGLAKRLKCRIFQASTSEVYGDPAIHPQVESYWGNVNPIGIRSCYDEGKRCAETLFFDYQRQHGVDVKVARIFNTYGPRMHVADGRVVSNFIVQALRGEDITIYGDGAQSRSFCYVDDLIEAILRLMDSGPDVHGPVNIGNPHEFTIRQLAELVIEMTGARSTLVTRPLPQDDPMQRRPDISLAQKLLHGWEPNVQLSEGLDRTISYFRNKLSN from the coding sequence TTGTCTCAATACTCTCACCGAAGAAGATCCCTGGTCACGGGCGGCGCCGGATTCCTAGGATCGCATCTTATCGATCGATTGCTTTCTCGTGGCGAGGAAGTTCTTTGCGTGGATAACTTGTTCACGGGGGACAAAAGCAATGTTGACCATCTGGTGGGAAACCCACGCTTCGAATTTATGCGCCATGACGTGTGCTTTCCGTTGCACGTCGAGGTAGACGCGATTTACAATCTGGCGTGCCCGGCCTCGCCGATCCATTATCAACACGACCCCGTGCAAACCACGAAGACGAGCGTCCACGGCGCAATCAACATGCTCGGCCTTGCCAAGCGATTGAAGTGTCGCATTTTTCAGGCATCGACTAGCGAAGTCTACGGTGATCCGGCCATCCATCCGCAGGTCGAATCCTATTGGGGCAACGTCAATCCGATCGGAATCCGCTCGTGCTATGACGAGGGCAAGCGTTGCGCGGAGACCTTATTTTTCGACTATCAGCGTCAGCATGGTGTCGATGTGAAAGTGGCTCGTATCTTCAACACCTATGGTCCGCGCATGCACGTGGCTGACGGGAGGGTGGTATCCAACTTCATAGTCCAAGCGCTCAGGGGCGAAGACATCACGATCTACGGCGATGGAGCGCAGAGTCGCTCATTTTGCTACGTCGACGATCTGATCGAAGCCATCCTGCGACTGATGGATTCCGGACCTGACGTTCACGGACCGGTCAACATCGGCAATCCGCACGAATTCACCATCCGACAGCTCGCGGAGCTGGTGATCGAGATGACGGGCGCGCGCTCCACCCTCGTGACACGACCCCTTCCCCAGGACGATCCAATGCAGCGGCGGCCTGACATCAGCTTGGCACAGAAGCTATTGCATGGCTGGGAGCCAAATGTGCAACTTAGTGAAGGCCTCGATCGAACTATTTCCTATTTCCGCAACAAGCTCTCCAATTGA